CTTCAAGGCTCACTTTCTTGGCATCAATCGCCACCACAATACACTGGGCACCAAAGCGATCAGACGCTGCTTTTACAAAGTCCGGGTTAAACACCGCCGCCGAGTTGATGCTGACTTTATCCGCACCGGCATTGAGCATGATGCGTATATCCTCCACCGTGCGAATTCCACCACCCACGGTGAGCGGAATAAACACCTCACTGGCGATTTTCTCCACCGTGTGCACAGTCGTCGCGCGGCCTTCATGGGTAGCGGTGATATCAAGGAAGGTAATCTCATCCGCCCCCTCCTGGTTGTAGCGCTTGGCGATTTCCACCGGATCACCCGCATCGCGGATATCCAGAAATTGCACACCTTTGACCACACGGCCATTGTCCACATCGAGGCAGGGAATTATGCGTTTTGCGAGGGCCATAAATAACTCTTAACCAATCAGACTTTGGCTTTTAAAGGAAATCGTTCGGGATGCTCGATCATCTCTTCGGTGAGATCCACATCCATATCCGGCCAATAAAAATGGCCGGGGCTTTGTTCTTCAATATTAAGTATTGCGCCTACGGGCTGATCCTTGAACCAAGGAAAATCCACATACGCCATAAACAACTCTTTTCCATGGCTCAGCAGCCAAACGCCGTGTGCTGATATATGGGTAATTTCAACCGCCGAAGTGTTCTTGCCAAGCGTTGATAAGCTCATGGTAGTGAACCTCAATTAAGGACTCGATCTCTTTCAATTGCTGGCGCGAAAACTGATGGTTTCGCGCCAATTCAATTTCCGGCTGCAACCAAAACTTCGCCTCACCATCGGCGGCCACTACGTGGACATGCACTCCTTCCTCCTCGCGGGAGAAAAAGAAGAATCTATAGCCTTTTTCCCTAAAGACAGTGGGGCTCATCGCACTTAGTCTCTTTATTGATCGCAGTAAGCCTGCGCTTCCGCCATGCTCAATGTGCCTTCATAAATCGCGCGGCCGGTGATAGCACCACAGATGCCTTTATGGGCTTCGGCTTTGAGCGCGATGATATCGTCCATATTGGTGACGCCGCCGGAGGCGATAATCGGGATGCTGGAGGCCTGAGCCATGGCGACAGTCGCCTGCACATTCACGCCTTGCATCATGCCGTCGCGGGCAATGTCGGTGTAAACGATGCTGCTTACGCCGTCTTGCTCAAAACGTTTGGCGAGTTCAGAGGCTTGGACATTGGACACTTCCGCCCAGCCGTCGGTGGCAACCCAGCCGTCTTTGGCATCCAGACCAACGATGATGTGGCCAGGAAATTGTTTGCACATATCAGTCACAAACTGCGGCTCTTTCACCGCTTTTGTGCCGATAATCACGTACTGCACACCCGCATTCA
The nucleotide sequence above comes from Cellvibrio sp. PSBB023. Encoded proteins:
- the hisF gene encoding imidazole glycerol phosphate synthase subunit HisF; protein product: MALAKRIIPCLDVDNGRVVKGVQFLDIRDAGDPVEIAKRYNQEGADEITFLDITATHEGRATTVHTVEKIASEVFIPLTVGGGIRTVEDIRIMLNAGADKVSINSAAVFNPDFVKAASDRFGAQCIVVAIDAKKVSLEGETPRWEIFTHGGRKPTCIDAVEWAAKMAAYGAGEILLTSMDGDGTKKGYDLGVTRAISDAVPVPVIASGGVGNLQHLVDGVTQGRADAVLAASIFHFREYTLQQAKEYMRERGIEVRL
- a CDS encoding DUF2442 domain-containing protein; protein product: MSLSTLGKNTSAVEITHISAHGVWLLSHGKELFMAYVDFPWFKDQPVGAILNIEEQSPGHFYWPDMDVDLTEEMIEHPERFPLKAKV
- a CDS encoding DUF4160 domain-containing protein, whose protein sequence is MSPTVFREKGYRFFFFSREEEGVHVHVVAADGEAKFWLQPEIELARNHQFSRQQLKEIESLIEVHYHELINAWQEHFGG
- the hisA gene encoding 1-(5-phosphoribosyl)-5-[(5-phosphoribosylamino)methylideneamino]imidazole-4-carboxamide isomerase; this encodes MLIIPAIDLKDGQCVRLRQGLMDDSTVFSDDPVAMAAQWVQQGCRRLHLVDLNGAFEGKPVNGGVVTAIAKAYPNLPIQIGGGIRSAETIEYYLNAGVQYVIIGTKAVKEPQFVTDMCKQFPGHIIVGLDAKDGWVATDGWAEVSNVQASELAKRFEQDGVSSIVYTDIARDGMMQGVNVQATVAMAQASSIPIIASGGVTNMDDIIALKAEAHKGICGAITGRAIYEGTLSMAEAQAYCDQ